A single region of the Populus nigra chromosome 2, ddPopNigr1.1, whole genome shotgun sequence genome encodes:
- the LOC133681651 gene encoding probable beta-D-xylosidase 2, with protein MPTSFIITLSVLFLGVSLQTSKALDPFACDPKDGTKRDLPFCQVKLPIQTRVNDLIGRMTLQEKVGLLVNNAAAVPRLGIKGYEWWSEALHGVSNVGPGTKFGGAFPVATSFPQVITTAASFNATLWEAIGQVVSDEARAMFNGGVAGLTYWSPNVNIFRDPRWGRGQETPGEDPVVVGKYAASYVRGLQGSDGNRLKVAACCKHFTAYDLDNWNGVDRFHFNAEVSKQDMEDTFDVPFRMCVKEGKVASVMCSYNQVNGIPTCADPNLLKKTVRGQWRLDGYIVSDCDSVGVYYGQQHYTSTPEEAASDAIKAGLDLDCGPFLGQHTEDAVKKGLLNEAEINNALLNTLTVQMRLGMFDGEASSQLYGNLGPNDVCTPAHQELALEAARQGIVLLKNHGPSLPLSTRRHLSVAIVGPNSNVTTTMIGNYAGLACGYTTPLQGIQRYAQTIHRQGCADVACVGDQQFSAAIDAARQADATVLVMGVDQSIEAEFRDRTGLLLPGRQQELVSKVAAASKGPTILVLMSGGPIDVSFAENDPKIGSIVWAGYPGQAGGAAISDVLFGITNPGGKLPMTWYPQDYITNLPMTNMAMRSSKSKGYPGRTYRFYKGKVVYPFGHGISYTNFVHTIASAPTMVSVPLDGHRHGSGNATISGKAIRVTRARCNRLSLGMQVDVKNIGSMDGTHTLLVYSRPPARHWAPHKQLVAFEKVHVAAGTQQRVGINIHVCKSLSVVDGSGIRRIPMGEHSLHIGDVKHSVSLQASILGVVES; from the exons ATGCCCACATCCTTCATAATTACTCTCTCGGTTCTTTTCTTGGGTGTTTCTTTGCAAACCAGCAAAGCCCTGGACCCTTTTGCTTGCGACCCAAAAGATGGAACCAAGAGAGATTTGCCGTTTTGCCAAGTGAAGTTGCCAATACAAACGAGAGTTAATGACCTTATTGGAAGAATGACATTGCAGGAGAAGGTTGGGTTGCTAGTGAACAATGCTGCGGCAGTTCCACGGCTGGGGATTAAAGGGTATGAGTGGTGGTCTGAGGCTCTTCATGGAGTTTCCAATGTGGGTCCAGGGACCAAGTTTGGTGGAGCCTTCCCTGTGGCCACTAGCTTCCCTCAAGTCATCACTACCGCTGCTTCTTTCAATGCAACTTTGTGGGAGGCTATTGGACAG GTTGTGTCTGATGAAGCAAGAGCAATGTTCAATGGAGGGGTAGCTGGGCTCACCTATTGGAGTCCAAACGTGAACATATTCAGAGACCCGAGGTGGGGTCGTGGACAGGAGACTCCCGGTGAAGATCCGGTTGTAGTTGGTAAATATGCTGCAAGCTACGTTAGAGGTTTACAGGGAAGTGACGGTAACCGGCTAAAGGTCGCTGCTTGTTGTAAGCACTTCACGGCTTACGACCTCGATAACTGGAACGGGGTTGATCGGTTCCACTTTAACGCTGAG GTAAGCAAGCAAGACATGGAGGATACATTTGATGTGCCATTCAGGATGTGTGTGAAGGAAGGCAAAGTGGCAAGTGTTATGTGCTCTTACAATCAGGTGAATGGGATCCCCACGTGTGCTGACCCAAATCTGCTAAAGAAAACTGTACGTGGTCAGTGGAGACTTGATGG GTACATTGTTTCAGACTGTGACTCTGTTGGAGTTTATTATGGGCAGCAACACTATACTTCAACCCCGGAAGAAGCAGCCTCGGATGCTATTAAAGCAG GTTTAGATTTGGACTGTGGACCATTCCTGGGTCAACACACGGAGGATGCTGTAAAAAAGGGCTTGCTGAATGAGGCTGAAATAAATAACGCATTGCTTAATACACTAACTGTCCAGATGAGGCTGGGGATGTTCGATGGTGAGGCATCATCACAGCTATATGGGAACCTAGGTCCGAACGATGTGTGCACCCCAGCTCACCAAGAGCTTGCCCTTGAAGCGGCTAGACAAGGCATTGTTCTTCTCAAGAATCATGGTCCTTCATTGCCTTTATCTACTCGCCGGCATCTCTCCGTTGCCATCGTTGGCCCTAATTCGAATGTCACTACTACTATGATTGGCAATTATGCTG GTTTGGCGTGTGGATACACAACACCCCTACAAGGGATACAGAGATATGCCCAGACAATTCACCGGCAAGGTTGTGCAGATGTTGCCTGTGTTGGTGACCAGCAATTCAGCGCTGCAATTGACGCAGCCCGGCAAGCGGATGCAACGGTTCTAGTAATGGGGGTTGACCAATCTATTGAGGCAGAATTCAGAGATAGGACTGGGCTTCTTCTACCTGGACGCCAGCAAGAGCTCGTATCCAAGGTCGCCGCAGCCTCGAAGGGCCCGACTATATTGGTCTTAATGTCTGGTGGGCCTATTGATGTGTCTTTCGCTGAGAATGATCCAAAAATTGGGAGCATCGTATGGGCTGGCTATCCAGGCCAAGCTGGAGGAGCAGCCATTTCTGATGTCTTGTTTGGAATTACAAACCCAG gaggCAAGCTTCCTATGACATGGTACCCACAAGATTATATCACAAATCTGCCAATGACAAACATGGCCATGCGATCAAGCAAATCAAAGGGCTATCCTGGAAGAACCTATAGATTCTACAAAGGTAAAGTGGTGTACCCATTTGGTCATGGAATAAGCTACACAAATTTTGTTCATACCATAGCAAGTGCACCGACGATGGTTTCGGTACCCCTGGATGGCCACCGCCATGGCTCCGGAAACGCAACCATTTCAGGGAAGGCAATCAGAGTTACACGTGCTAGATGTAATAGGCTCTCTTTAGGAATGCAAGTAGATGTGAAAAACATTGGCTCCATGGATGGGACTCACACATTGCTAGTCTACTCTAGACCACCAGCAAGACATTGGGCTCCTCACAAACAGTTAGTGGCCTTCGAAAAAGTGCATGTTGCAGCAGGGACACAGCAAAGAGTGGGAATTAACATTCATGTTTGCAAATCCCTGAGTGTTGTCGACGGATCTGGAATTCGAAGAATTCCAATGGGAGAACATAGTCTTCATATTGGTGATGTTAAGCACTCGGTGTCACTTCAAGCCTCTATTCTGGGGGTGGTCGAGTCTTAA
- the LOC133682978 gene encoding uncharacterized protein LOC133682978, whose product MGNCITYHNSSNSAGRVILSDGRVCEFDKPLTVAELMLEYPQQVVVEFHSYLTEKRPPPLPADKKLEMKLYLMLPMKPGKPASLSSEEARRVLLSANSVLRSRSSLSSSRFLPLFAMMCPAGVGEEQKLVMRKKECYVEEKPAADQKYDSELTEIFESRPEYLSRQLSGKGTWKPSLGTINEKRVEKKIPRWLF is encoded by the coding sequence ATGGGAAACTGCATCACATACCACAATTCATCAAATTCTGCTGGGAGAGTGATTCTATCGGATGGTAGGGTTTGTGAGTTTGATAAACCGCTAACGGTGGCTGAGCTGATGCTAGAATACCCACAACAAGTTGTGGTCGAGTTTCACTCATATTTGACTGAAAAGAGGCCACCACCATTGCCCGCTGACAAGAAGCTAGAAATGAAGTTGTACCTAATGCTGCCTATGAAGCCAGGGAAACCAGCATCATTATCATCAGAAGAAGCGAGACGTGTTCTTTTGAGTGCGAACTCGGTTTTAAGATCACGGTCTTCTTTATCATCATCGAGGTTTCTCCCTTTATTTGCTATGATGTGCCCTGCTGGAGTTGGAGAGGAACAAAAGCTTGTTATGCGAAAGAAGGAATGTTATGTAGAGGAGAAGCCAGCTGCGGATCAGAAATATGATTCTGAGCTAACAGAGATTTTTGAGAGTAGGCCTGAATATCTGAGTAGGCAGCTTTCAGGTAAAGGGACGTGGAAGCCTAGCTTGGGCACTATCAATGAGAAAAGGGTAGAGAAAAAGATCCCTCGCTGGTTGTTTTGA
- the LOC133681555 gene encoding universal stress protein A-like protein, whose product MEGMSVENMHKIVVAVDESEESMHALSWCLSNLISHNSTATLVLLYVKPPPAMYSSFDVAVQMFSTDVITAVEKYGTDLVNSVMQRAETVYRNFNKRVNVERVIGSGEAKDVICNTVEKLKPDTLVMGSHGYGFLRKALLGSVSEHCAKRVKCPVVIVKHPHDK is encoded by the exons ATGGAAGGAATGAGTGTGGAGAACATGCACAAGATAGTGGTGGCAGTGGATGAGAGTGAGGAGAGTATGCATGCTCTTTCATGGTGTCTCAGCAACCTTATTTCTCACAACTCCACCGCCACGTTAGTCCTCCTCTATGTTAAGCCCCCGCCAGCCATGTACTCTTCCTTTGACGTTGCAG TGCAAATGTTCTCGACTGATGTGATTACTGCTGTGGAAAAATATGGAACCGACTTGGTGAACTCAGTTATGCAACGAGCAGAAACCGTCTACAGGAACTTCAACAAAAGA GTAAACGTGGAGAGAGTTATTGGGAGTGGAGAGGCAAAGGATGTGATCTGTAATACAGTAGAGAAACTTAAACCTGACACTTTGGTCATGGGAAGCCACGGCTATGGTTTCTTGAGAAA GGCTCTCCTCGGAAGTGTGAGTGAACATTGTGCCAAGCGTGTCAAGTGTCCGGTTGTTATCGTGAAGCATCCTCATGACAAATGA
- the LOC133682176 gene encoding uncharacterized protein LOC133682176 has product MGDIVLLVDDLQTSCAIPHCRICHEAEFESCKSLEAPCACSGTVKFAHRDCIQRWCNEKGNTTCEICLQNYEPGYSAPSRKCEMIEPMTIRDSLEIPRREHDPENQELGGIAERATAGAEEYSHCSSAADRSASCCRFLALTFTVLMLLRHLFATLTGGTEDYPFTLVTLLILRACGILFPMYIVFRTIAAVHKSIRSQYQDSEDDEDYTSNSDGDEGEDQEDEHHHLV; this is encoded by the exons atggGAGATATTGTATTGCTCGTGGATGATTTGCAGACAAGTTGTGCAATACCACACTGTAGGATTTGCCATGAAGCAGAATTTGAAAGCTGCAAGAGCTTGGAAGCTCCTTGTGCTTGCTCTGGAACTGTCAAG TTTGCGCACAGAGATTGCATACAGAGATGGTGTAACGAGAAGGGAAACACAACGTGTGAAATATGTCTCCAG AATTATGAACCAGGATACTCGGCACCTTCAAGAAAGTGTGAGATGATCGAGCCAATGACGATTAG AGATAGTTTGGAAATCCCAAGAAGAGAACATGATCCGGAAAACCAAGAATTAGGAGGCATAGCTGAAAGAGCCACCGCTGGTGCTGAGGAGTACTCACATTGCTCATCTGCCGCGGACAGAAGCGCCTCTTGCTGCCGGTTTTTGGCTCTAACG TTTACGGTCCTTATGCTCTTGAGACATCTTTTTGCCACTCTCACCGGTGGAACAGAAGATTACCCATTTACACTTGTTACT TTGCTCATCTTAAGAGCTTGTGGAATTTTATTCCCAATGTACATAGTTTTTCGGACAATTGCAGCAGTTCATAAAAGCAtccggtctcaatatcag GATTCTGAGGATGACGAAGACTACACCTCAAACTCTGACGGAGATGAGGGCGAGGATCAAGAAGATGAGCACCATCATTTAGTATAG